A genomic region of Ewingella sp. CoE-038-23 contains the following coding sequences:
- the fliF gene encoding flagellar basal-body MS-ring/collar protein FliF produces MSSAIAGAENPESGLTAFINRLRANPKIPLAIAAAAAVAIVVVLTLWAKAPTYRVLFSNLNDKDGGAIVTQLTQMNIPYQFSDNGGAILIPADKVYETRLKLASSGLPKGGAVGFELMDQEKFGISQFSEQINYQRALEGELSRTIETLGPVQSARVHLAIPKPSLFVREQKNPSASVTLNLQSGRALDDGQINAIVYMVSSSVSGLPPASVTVVDQSGHLLTQADGNGRDLNAAQLKYANEVEGRLQRRIEAILQPVVGSGNVHAQITAQIDYAVREQTDENYQPNGSADKAAVRSRQLSTNEQIGGSGVGGVPGALSNQPTAPATAPITNQATNVNNPNAANGQQANGQNNAANRNAATAAPSGPSSNRHDETTNYELDRTITHTQHSAGGIQRLSAAVVVNYQPGVDGKAKPLTDEQLKQVDSLVREAMGFSTERGDTLNVVNTPFNETADESTELPFWKSPAFFDQLLNAGRWLLVLIVAWLLWRKMVRPLLLKQQADREAQAAATVAAAVPAPEGTQPAKLSNDELAKRRRSQQRVSVEVQTQRIQELADKDPRIVALVIRQWMSTEQP; encoded by the coding sequence ATGAGTTCTGCAATTGCTGGCGCAGAAAACCCTGAAAGCGGATTGACAGCGTTTATCAACCGCCTGCGTGCGAATCCAAAAATCCCCCTGGCCATTGCCGCAGCCGCCGCAGTGGCCATTGTTGTTGTCTTGACGCTGTGGGCCAAAGCGCCGACATATCGCGTACTGTTCAGCAATCTGAACGACAAAGACGGTGGCGCCATCGTCACCCAACTGACCCAAATGAACATCCCTTATCAGTTCTCTGATAACGGCGGTGCCATCTTGATCCCGGCGGATAAAGTCTATGAAACTCGCCTGAAACTGGCCTCTTCCGGCTTGCCAAAGGGCGGCGCGGTAGGCTTCGAACTGATGGACCAAGAGAAGTTTGGTATCAGCCAGTTCAGCGAGCAGATCAACTATCAGCGCGCGCTGGAAGGCGAACTCTCGCGCACCATCGAGACTCTGGGGCCGGTACAGAGCGCCCGCGTTCACTTGGCTATCCCGAAACCTTCGCTGTTCGTGCGCGAACAGAAGAACCCTTCTGCCTCGGTGACGTTGAACCTGCAATCCGGCCGCGCGCTGGATGACGGCCAGATCAACGCCATCGTTTATATGGTATCGAGCAGCGTCTCCGGCCTGCCTCCGGCCAGCGTTACCGTGGTTGACCAGAGTGGCCACCTGCTGACTCAGGCCGACGGCAACGGGCGCGACCTCAACGCCGCGCAGCTGAAATACGCCAATGAAGTGGAAGGCCGCCTGCAGCGCCGGATCGAAGCCATCCTGCAACCCGTGGTCGGCAGCGGCAACGTGCATGCACAAATCACCGCGCAGATTGACTACGCCGTGCGCGAGCAGACTGACGAAAACTACCAGCCGAACGGTTCGGCAGATAAAGCCGCAGTGCGCTCCCGCCAGTTGAGCACCAATGAGCAAATTGGCGGTTCAGGCGTCGGCGGCGTGCCGGGTGCCCTCTCCAACCAGCCCACGGCTCCGGCGACAGCGCCTATTACTAATCAGGCGACCAACGTTAATAACCCGAACGCCGCCAACGGCCAGCAGGCGAATGGGCAGAACAACGCGGCTAACCGCAATGCGGCCACCGCCGCGCCGTCCGGTCCGAGCAGCAATCGCCATGATGAAACCACCAACTACGAGCTGGATCGCACCATTACTCACACCCAGCACAGCGCGGGCGGCATTCAGCGCCTGTCAGCGGCGGTGGTGGTCAACTATCAGCCGGGCGTGGATGGCAAAGCCAAGCCGCTGACCGACGAGCAGTTGAAGCAGGTTGACTCACTGGTGCGCGAAGCGATGGGCTTCTCCACCGAGCGTGGCGATACCCTGAACGTGGTTAACACGCCATTTAATGAAACCGCCGATGAATCCACCGAACTGCCTTTCTGGAAATCTCCGGCCTTCTTCGACCAACTGCTGAACGCCGGTCGCTGGTTGCTGGTGCTGATTGTTGCTTGGCTGCTGTGGCGCAAGATGGTTCGCCCTCTCCTGCTCAAACAGCAGGCCGACCGCGAAGCTCAGGCTGCGGCGACCGTCGCGGCAGCCGTGCCAGCGCCGGAAGGCACGCAGCCAGCCAAACTGTCTAACGACGAGCTGGCCAAGCGCCGCCGTTCACAGCAGCGCGTCAGTGTTGAAGTTCAAACCCAACGAATTCAGGAGCTGGCGGATAAAGATCCTCGCATCGTCGCCCTGGTTATCCGCCAATGGATGAGTACAGAACAACCATGA
- the fliE gene encoding flagellar hook-basal body complex protein FliE, which yields MAIQGIESVLQQLQATALQAGMKQPVEPLQEAGFASEMKAALGKISETQNTAKLQAQKFELGVPGVGLNDVMVDMQKSSISLQLGIQVRNKLVAAYQDVMNMSV from the coding sequence ATGGCAATTCAAGGCATTGAGAGTGTTTTGCAGCAGTTGCAGGCCACCGCGCTGCAGGCAGGAATGAAGCAACCTGTTGAACCCCTACAGGAAGCCGGTTTCGCCAGCGAGATGAAAGCCGCGCTGGGCAAGATCAGCGAAACGCAAAACACCGCCAAATTGCAGGCGCAGAAATTCGAACTCGGCGTGCCGGGCGTAGGCTTAAATGACGTGATGGTCGATATGCAGAAATCATCAATTTCTCTGCAATTGGGCATTCAGGTGCGTAACAAGCTGGTGGCGGCGTATCAGGACGTCATGAACATGAGCGTCTGA
- a CDS encoding DUF7736 domain-containing protein — MQKLTQEQCVILTGFTGILHGEFEWFHADLEARLGREVQTSELGYPEFMDECKALYEEDFNGLMPE, encoded by the coding sequence ATGCAAAAGTTAACGCAAGAGCAGTGTGTGATCCTCACCGGGTTTACCGGCATTCTCCACGGCGAGTTTGAATGGTTCCACGCTGATTTGGAAGCCCGCCTCGGTCGCGAAGTACAAACCTCTGAACTTGGATATCCAGAGTTTATGGACGAGTGTAAGGCACTGTATGAAGAAGATTTTAATGGATTGATGCCGGAGTAA
- a CDS encoding DUF1003 domain-containing protein, producing MQPISSDTPAKKRDPFRFHRKHSHLAPTFGEGWFALKAEAFARFFGTPLFLGAQTLVVAVWIIINVTGLVKFDVYPFILLNLAFSLQAAYAAPLILLAQTRQAERDKAHADADAQHREELAQANEQRQEMAAQHTQQMLELLKQNTDLTNITKQLSERIEVLTSQLHKKMLEQ from the coding sequence ATGCAGCCCATCTCTTCAGATACGCCAGCCAAAAAACGTGACCCCTTCCGTTTTCACCGTAAACATTCCCATTTAGCTCCGACCTTCGGCGAAGGCTGGTTTGCGCTGAAAGCAGAAGCTTTCGCCCGGTTCTTCGGCACGCCGCTGTTTTTAGGCGCACAAACTCTGGTGGTGGCCGTGTGGATCATCATCAACGTCACCGGGCTAGTGAAGTTCGACGTTTACCCGTTTATCTTACTCAATCTGGCCTTCAGCCTGCAGGCCGCCTATGCCGCGCCGCTGATCCTACTGGCGCAAACTCGCCAGGCGGAGCGCGATAAGGCCCATGCCGATGCCGATGCCCAGCATCGCGAAGAGTTAGCTCAGGCCAATGAGCAGCGGCAGGAGATGGCGGCGCAGCACACTCAGCAGATGCTCGAGCTGTTAAAACAGAATACTGACCTGACCAATATCACTAAACAGCTAAGCGAACGGATTGAAGTCCTGACCTCGCAGCTACATAAGAAAATGCTCGAACAGTAA
- a CDS encoding YqaE/Pmp3 family membrane protein, whose translation MGFWRVLITILVPPLGVLIGNGLGLQFLLNIVLTLCGYLPGLIHAFWIQTRK comes from the coding sequence ATGGGTTTTTGGAGAGTTTTGATTACGATTTTGGTACCGCCGCTGGGCGTGTTGATTGGTAACGGCCTTGGCTTGCAGTTCCTGCTGAACATTGTGCTGACACTGTGCGGCTATTTGCCAGGTTTGATCCACGCATTCTGGATCCAGACGCGTAAGTAA
- a CDS encoding MFS transporter yields MSNPYAEIFRRPGTKGFSAAGFIARLPLPMTTIGIVAMLSQTHGEYWLAGAVSATFAMANAFIAPQISRWVDVKGQAKVLIPMVTLAFLALIGLCLAAWLNAPNEMLFILALIAGVMPSIGSMVRARWTEIYRGKSQLHAAFAFESVLDELVYMAGPVFGIGLSIALFPEAGVLAAATFLAVGALLFVVQKSTEPKVNPIKQKRTQSVMKHGAMWYVVTVFVGIGMIFGTVEVAVIAFAQDLGNKGAATYILSTYALGSCGIGLVFGAIKFKKPLANRLLIASVVAVLTTLPLPFVTSLWMMTLMVFVGGAISSPTFITGMTLIERIVPTTQITEGITYAMTGVLIGFSAGSAASGWTIDNFGASNGFWIAVVGGGVALVAMLTGYRLLAALSQQGAQENDLHLSHE; encoded by the coding sequence ATGTCTAATCCATACGCCGAGATATTCCGGCGCCCAGGAACCAAAGGCTTTTCTGCCGCAGGCTTTATTGCTCGTCTGCCTCTGCCGATGACCACCATTGGCATTGTGGCTATGTTATCCCAAACCCATGGTGAATATTGGCTGGCCGGCGCGGTGTCTGCCACTTTTGCCATGGCCAATGCCTTTATCGCTCCACAGATTTCGCGCTGGGTGGATGTCAAAGGGCAGGCGAAAGTGCTGATCCCGATGGTGACCTTGGCATTTTTGGCATTAATCGGTTTATGCCTGGCGGCGTGGCTCAATGCACCCAATGAAATGCTGTTTATACTGGCGTTAATCGCCGGCGTAATGCCGAGCATTGGCTCCATGGTGCGCGCGCGCTGGACCGAGATTTATCGCGGCAAGTCGCAACTGCACGCGGCCTTTGCCTTTGAATCCGTGCTGGATGAGCTGGTGTATATGGCCGGGCCGGTGTTTGGCATCGGCCTGAGCATCGCGCTGTTCCCCGAGGCGGGCGTGCTGGCGGCGGCGACCTTCCTCGCCGTCGGGGCATTACTGTTTGTGGTACAGAAATCCACTGAGCCAAAAGTGAATCCTATCAAGCAGAAGCGCACGCAGTCGGTAATGAAGCACGGCGCGATGTGGTACGTGGTGACGGTGTTTGTGGGTATCGGCATGATTTTTGGCACGGTGGAAGTGGCGGTCATTGCCTTCGCGCAGGATCTAGGTAACAAGGGCGCCGCGACCTATATCTTATCCACCTATGCTCTAGGTTCTTGCGGTATTGGGCTGGTATTCGGCGCCATCAAATTCAAAAAGCCGTTGGCGAATCGCCTGTTAATCGCAAGCGTGGTGGCGGTGCTGACTACCTTGCCTCTGCCTTTCGTCACGTCGCTGTGGATGATGACGCTGATGGTGTTTGTGGGCGGGGCGATCAGTTCTCCCACCTTCATTACCGGCATGACCCTGATCGAGCGTATCGTGCCCACCACGCAGATAACCGAGGGTATTACGTACGCCATGACCGGCGTGCTGATTGGCTTCTCCGCCGGATCGGCCGCGTCGGGCTGGACTATCGATAACTTCGGCGCTTCAAACGGATTCTGGATCGCGGTAGTGGGCGGCGGTGTGGCATTAGTCGCCATGCTGACGGGTTATCGCCTGCTGGCGGCCCTGTCGCAGCAGGGCGCGCAGGAAAATGACCTTCATCTGAGTCACGAGTAA
- a CDS encoding nuclear transport factor 2 family protein translates to MTHTQARQFLGQIFNSLFDPAETAEQTGRYFAPEYQQFADGKVLDHALFVEHARTLKATLQSATVTFEKVIACGQSLASVHIVDAIKHNGQRLKVKVVALYEVENGLIRRVDELSHLLEGEDEDRDLGTRHH, encoded by the coding sequence ATGACACACACTCAGGCACGCCAATTTCTCGGCCAGATTTTCAATTCGCTGTTTGATCCTGCTGAAACGGCGGAGCAGACGGGCCGCTATTTCGCCCCGGAGTATCAGCAATTCGCCGATGGGAAAGTGTTAGATCACGCCTTATTCGTCGAGCACGCCCGCACCTTAAAGGCCACGCTTCAATCCGCCACCGTCACTTTTGAAAAGGTGATCGCCTGCGGCCAGTCACTGGCTAGCGTGCACATCGTTGATGCCATCAAACACAATGGGCAGAGGTTAAAAGTGAAAGTCGTGGCGCTGTATGAGGTGGAAAATGGGCTGATTCGTCGCGTGGATGAACTCAGTCATTTGCTCGAAGGGGAGGATGAAGACAGGGATTTAGGCACGCGCCACCATTAG
- a CDS encoding helix-turn-helix transcriptional regulator, translating into MISESDMGNGLRWTDFVAPQGKTTPVHHHADGQLLGTHVGLLSLDFEHSQRAIPSSYAVWVPSGYPHGMRSHGAFDGWSLYFREDLTHELPQTPKTFRVEGLLREALKRVKSWGEESVPEQARGALTQVILDEIRTLPAAALELPMPEDPRLMRLVRRLLSDVSVQLREEQWAEYAGLSVRTLVRLFPAQTGLTFTAWRQRARMMRAMELLAQGMAVQNVALEVGYDNASAFIAVFRRLSGTTPGHYF; encoded by the coding sequence ATGATCTCAGAATCTGACATGGGGAACGGATTGCGCTGGACAGATTTCGTCGCGCCGCAGGGGAAAACGACGCCGGTGCATCATCACGCTGACGGTCAATTGCTCGGCACGCATGTGGGGTTGCTGAGTCTGGATTTTGAGCATAGCCAGCGGGCTATCCCTTCAAGCTACGCCGTCTGGGTGCCTTCTGGCTATCCTCACGGTATGCGTTCGCACGGCGCTTTTGACGGCTGGAGCCTCTACTTCCGTGAAGATTTGACCCACGAGCTGCCGCAAACGCCGAAAACCTTTCGTGTGGAAGGGTTACTGCGCGAAGCGTTAAAGCGCGTAAAAAGCTGGGGCGAAGAGAGTGTCCCAGAGCAGGCCAGAGGGGCATTGACGCAGGTCATTTTGGACGAAATCAGGACGTTGCCCGCAGCGGCGTTGGAACTGCCGATGCCCGAGGATCCGCGTTTAATGCGTCTTGTGCGCCGATTGCTGAGTGACGTGAGTGTGCAACTGCGGGAAGAGCAGTGGGCAGAGTATGCAGGATTATCTGTTCGGACGCTGGTGAGGCTATTCCCGGCGCAGACCGGTCTAACTTTTACCGCCTGGAGGCAGAGGGCCAGGATGATGCGGGCGATGGAGCTTTTAGCTCAGGGGATGGCGGTGCAGAACGTCGCGCTGGAGGTGGGTTACGACAACGCCAGCGCTTTTATCGCGGTGTTTCGTAGGCTGTCCGGCACGACGCCGGGTCATTATTTCTGA
- a CDS encoding GhoT/OrtT family toxin — MHVWWEVIKTIYWGGLALAAVFTLLVSRDTFKIRLLTSALIGFTWPMSLPVVVLFSLF; from the coding sequence GTGCACGTGTGGTGGGAAGTCATTAAAACAATTTACTGGGGGGGTTTGGCGCTGGCAGCGGTGTTTACCCTGTTGGTCAGCCGCGATACGTTCAAAATCCGTCTGTTAACCTCGGCGCTGATCGGTTTTACGTGGCCAATGAGTTTGCCCGTGGTGGTGCTGTTTTCTCTGTTCTAA
- a CDS encoding helix-turn-helix transcriptional regulator, with translation MVRKIKVSPGIGTSSLLIQHSELLTSDIFVDKPELILILQGHSTLRHGMQESRIQSGEMLAVNSGHSLSITNVPSDEGIFSCAIMAWDSSLFCDSRLYVSPFEGVLTTVEDIRVIPHIPPAFRQSFTDTHHSMMWHKSLPPTIARHRMIEQLLWLSHLGISYSRQHSESITQQVRDLLVNNLHKSFTAAEVAEKLMMNEVMLRRRLATENSVLRNLMIDVRMTHALRLLQCTDLAISHIAHQVGYESSSRFAERFRKRFGFAPTSIRGHLRSL, from the coding sequence ATGGTTCGTAAAATAAAAGTATCTCCAGGGATTGGTACATCCTCACTGCTTATTCAGCACAGTGAGCTGCTTACCAGCGATATTTTCGTCGATAAACCCGAACTCATATTAATCCTGCAGGGGCATTCCACACTGCGCCACGGCATGCAAGAAAGCCGCATTCAAAGTGGCGAGATGCTGGCGGTCAATAGCGGCCACTCGCTGAGCATTACCAATGTTCCCTCTGATGAGGGCATTTTCAGCTGCGCGATTATGGCGTGGGACAGCTCGCTTTTTTGCGATTCCCGCCTCTACGTCTCGCCATTTGAAGGCGTACTGACCACGGTCGAAGACATTCGCGTTATCCCGCACATTCCGCCGGCCTTTAGGCAATCGTTTACTGATACCCACCATTCGATGATGTGGCACAAGAGCCTGCCGCCGACCATTGCCCGCCATCGCATGATTGAGCAACTGCTGTGGCTGTCTCATCTGGGGATCAGCTACTCGAGGCAGCATAGTGAAAGCATCACTCAGCAAGTTCGCGATTTACTGGTCAACAATCTGCACAAGTCATTTACGGCTGCCGAAGTGGCTGAAAAATTGATGATGAATGAAGTGATGCTGCGCCGCAGGCTGGCGACAGAGAACAGCGTGCTGCGTAATTTGATGATAGATGTGCGCATGACCCACGCCCTGCGCCTGCTGCAATGCACGGATTTAGCCATTTCCCACATTGCCCATCAGGTTGGCTACGAAAGCAGCTCACGCTTTGCCGAACGTTTTCGCAAACGCTTTGGCTTTGCGCCCACCTCGATCCGCGGCCACCTGCGCTCGCTGTAA
- the fliT gene encoding flagella biosynthesis regulatory protein FliT, which translates to MDRHQYLVNEYQMILTLSEQMLLLAKDEKWDELVELEVSYLKAVEATTTLPLSEETSLNIQNIIRQSLRRILDNETQIKTLLQARMDQLAELIGQSVKQQEVNSTYGRFTDRAIAMRDQ; encoded by the coding sequence ATGGATCGACATCAGTACCTGGTTAATGAGTATCAGATGATCCTGACGCTAAGCGAACAAATGTTGCTGCTGGCGAAAGACGAAAAGTGGGATGAATTGGTAGAACTTGAAGTCAGTTACCTGAAGGCGGTAGAGGCAACCACTACACTGCCGCTGTCAGAAGAGACCTCATTAAATATCCAGAATATTATTCGTCAGAGTCTGCGACGTATTCTGGATAATGAAACTCAGATTAAAACGCTATTGCAGGCACGAATGGATCAGCTGGCTGAGCTTATTGGCCAGTCCGTAAAACAGCAGGAGGTCAATTCGACCTATGGGCGTTTTACCGACAGAGCAATCGCTATGCGCGATCAATAA
- the fliS gene encoding flagellar export chaperone FliS, with protein sequence MYKNSGAKAYAQVGLESAVMSASPHQLVVMLFDGARSALIRAGILIQQGDIPGKGNALSKAINIIDNGLIAGLSREKGDPELVDNLEALYSYMVRRLIHANLHNDQQAITEVMALLENIADAWRQIGPNYHPSQDQYNGSTSVPG encoded by the coding sequence ATGTACAAGAACTCCGGCGCTAAAGCCTATGCGCAAGTCGGTCTGGAAAGTGCGGTAATGAGTGCATCACCCCATCAGCTGGTGGTGATGTTATTTGACGGGGCGCGCAGCGCCCTTATCCGCGCAGGTATTCTTATCCAGCAGGGGGATATTCCAGGGAAAGGCAATGCGCTGTCGAAGGCCATTAATATTATCGATAACGGACTCATTGCTGGCTTAAGCCGTGAGAAAGGCGATCCAGAATTAGTTGATAATCTGGAGGCGCTCTATTCCTACATGGTTCGCCGTTTAATTCATGCCAATTTGCATAACGATCAGCAGGCTATTACTGAAGTTATGGCATTGCTGGAAAATATAGCCGATGCCTGGCGGCAAATCGGCCCTAACTATCACCCCTCGCAGGACCAATATAATGGATCGACATCAGTACCTGGTTAA